The Phragmites australis chromosome 1, lpPhrAust1.1, whole genome shotgun sequence genomic interval TTACCCCGAAGTGAAGCGACTTGTAGGATTGAAAGTTACTTACTGGTAGAGTTCAGATTTCTTGTATATGTCACTGAAATCAACACCTAGCATCTGTTCTTGAGAGACAGTTGTCACTTCCAGCATCCATGTTGCTGGATTGTGGCCATCTTTAATTTTGCTGACCCCTTGAATGCCCTGGATAATATGAAAACACATGATCTTATCAGTAATTTAGAAGAAATTTGATAGATGGATATTAAAACGTTCCTGTAATACCAGCAGTTTACCTCGAAATACTTGATCAGCTCTGAAGAATGATGGCCCAGTGGACCAACATAGATCTCTTCTCCACCACGCTTCATCAGGAAAAGCTGCAAGCATTAGTCAAATATTTTAGACTTTGCAAGTTGCAACATAGTTCAAGGTTTGGAAAACCAGCCACAACAAATCAATTATGACCAATCTAATATCCAGAGTAGTGGGAAGGAATCTCCTATGTGAAATCTCACTCACCTCATCGAATGCTTCAAATATGTCAATGCTAGGCTGATGTATCGTGCAGACCACAGTTCTACCAGTATCGACAGTGTTCCTCACCGTCCTCATAACAATTGCAGCTGCTCGGGCATCGAGCCCCGAGGTTGGCTCATCCATGAAGATGATCGAAGGATTTGCAACAAGTTCCACAGCAATGGTAAGCCTTTTCCTCTGCTCAGTTGACAGACCATTCACTCCAGGAAGTCCAACCAAAGCATCTCTCAGTGGTTTGAGCTCCACAAGCTCCATCACCTCCTCAATGAAGATCTGCACACTCAAAGGTAAGCAGCTATCTACCAGGTATCAACTGAAGGTGGAAATGACAACTATTTGTGGGACTGACCTTTCTTTTGTTCAAATCTACGTCCTTGGGAAGCCGGAGCCATGCTGAGAAAAGCAATGACTCATAGACTGTCACCTGCGGTGAGTGGATATCATTCTGTTCACAGTATCCTGATACACGCGCAAAGGTCTCTTGTTTCTTCAGATATCCTGAAATGCTGATGTCTCCTTCAATGTACCCACCGGTCTTTCTACCTGCTAACACATCCATCAGAGTAGTCTTTCCTGCGCCACTGACACCCATCAATGCGGTCAGCACCCCTGGCCTAAAAGACCCACTGACACCTTTGAGGAGTTCCAAACGATCTTCAACTACGCCTTGTGATTTCATTTCCTGATTTAATTTCAGACCCAAGATTACAAACTAGTGATCAATTACCATTGTTTACAGTGTAAGAGAAGCAACTTTCTATCTTTTACCTGTGGCATGTCAACAGAGTATCTGATGTTGTCGAAGGTGAGTGAAAGAGGGACAAATGGGAGAATCATTCCCTTCTGAGTTGGCGCAGAATCATCTTCCACAGTTGCTGAATCAGTTTCAGTGTTGATTCCTGTTGACCGATGAGTGCTTCCTGATGCCAAGTGATTGCCATCAAGAACCTCACCGTTCATGTTGGCATGCTTCTCCTTCAGCTCCTCTTCAGATACTGATGGGCGGGAGTTACCATATGCTGGAAATATCAGGACGAAAACCGTTGGCATGTTTAGATATTGTGAAATCCAAGAACAATGAGTGAACTATGAGCAAGCCAGTTTGGGAAATACTCACGCCTAAGGTATGTGAGGGCAAGAGTGAAGAGAGTGTTGAAGAGTATGGTGAATCCGATCATTGCACCAAAGCCAATCCAGTACCACTTTGCTTCTGGGAATACTCCACGGGACTTAAGTACTTGCACGCCTAGGGTCTCGTTGGAGGCAGTGCTATTCAATATTTTGTCCCAGCTGTGCCCTAACATCTCATTCACTGAGATAGCATTCTGCGCGTACATCATTGGGGAGATCCAGTAACCCCAGATCCACCATTTCTTGATATTTTCTGCAGTATCATATACAAAGATGCAGTTGTTTACGAAGTAGCTAAATTGCAAAGAATTACAAAGAGAGAAAGGTGAATTTTTACCTCTTACTAGAATAAATCCTCCCAACACCATAAGAACCAGCAACATGAACGATGCAAAGACATTTGCAACTATCATGTTCCTCGCTACGCCACCGACAAATCGGAAGAGCGACGCTGCCATCTGATTGACTGCTAACAGTAGCAGATACTGCTTGAAGAACCTGAGGGCGACTAGTACTGTTAAAACATCTGTAGCACATTACAGAGTAAAAGATGGACTAAGAATACACATTTGCTAATAAAATGACCCATAATTTATGGGTAAATCTCACCTGCTGACATTTGGGTCAAACCCAATGACATAGTATGTCAAGAATACATATCCGCCAACCTCGATAAATGTTATGGGTATCTTGAGGATCCATGAGGGTATAGTGTAGGACCATGCCGGAAAGAAAAGAAGGTCCCTCTGCTTGAAGAATACAGGCAGCTTGAAGACAGTGAGTGCGAGCTCTGAGAAGCCATTGAACATGATCATAAGCACACCAAAGAAGAGAGCGCCCATGTAGATGCCCCCGCTGGCCACCGAGTCATGCTTCATCTTCGTACGGAAGAAGAGAGTCATTGCAATGGTTGACGTCAGCATCAGCTGTAATGCCAGAGCACCAAGGAATCAGTCATGTTGCTGTTGTTTTTCCTAACATGCCAATCGATCCTATTGTTTAGACTAAAAGGCCATTACCTGGACGGTTCTGAATATGTAGACGAAAGAGTTTCTCTTCATGAGAAGGATCTCCCGGTCTATGTTTGCCTTCAGCAGCTCCTTGCCATTCACGCCGTACCTTGTGGTTGTCAGCGCAGCTGGATGGCTCTTGCTCTTGTCGAACGGAACAGCAAGCTCGTTTGCTATAGCTCTCCCCGCGTGGAATGACTTGAATGCGGTCGTGAATTCCTTCACTGGTACAAACCTATAGGGCTCATCACGCCGCGCCCAGTACTGTTTCTGATCCTTTTTCGAAGTCACCTGCTCAGTAGTTCAACAGAGATTTGATAACAAGATCTTTACACAGATGTACATTGAAATATGGTGGCATAGTACGTACTTCTTGCAAGAAATCAGCAACACCCTTCCTCTCAGGGCATCTGAACCCCACCGACTCGAAAAATTCAAGCACTTGTTCTCGGAGTCCCTGGTACACGACCTGGCCGTCTGAAAGGAGGATGATGTCATCAAAAAGGTTGTAAGTCTCAGGTGCCGGCTGCAGCAGGGAGATGACGGCTGTGCCACCAAGGATGTGGATGGACTGCCTGAGCGAGTTCACAATCTGGAATGTGGTGGAGCTGTCAAGCCCAGTAGAGATCTCGTCCATGAAAAGTGCCCTGGCAGGCCCAACCAGCATCTCACCTACAAGATACATCCATTGAAAATCATTCACAACGCTCTTATGTAAAGCCAAAgttttttaacttaaaaaagACTGCTTTTTTTACCGGTTGTAACACGCTTTCGTTGTCCACCAGAGATGCCCCTCAGCATCTCATCGCCTACCATCGTGTCTGCGCATATCTCTAGTCCTAATATCTGCAGCAAGTGACGTGTATATAGTAAAGACAGATTAGAGTAATTCAATGTGAAATTACTCTCGGCTGTAGCTAAAAGTTACATGTACCTTCAGAATATAGTCAGTGACCACATTGGCTTCTTGCCCGCCCATTGCAGACACCTAATTAAGTTAAGCAGAAAAATCATAGTAAGTCTTCGCTTCTGATTAGTTAAGCGTTCATTAATAGCTTTACAAAAGACAGCAAAATATTCTGGATCTGATCAGGTTTTGTAAATACTTGCCTTCATAAATGCATCGATATCAGCATCAGGCTTGATATTTGCCGCCTTCTCCCGCCTGGACAGCTCGGTCAGCATATCTGGCAACATAAAAGGAAAGAAGGAAAGCCTGATAAGCATGCCAATCAAACCATGCCAACCCCGCATAAATCTGCAAGCCGCCCAAATGAATGCATGTGCTTGTGTGACTAATTACTCAGAATCGTACCAAAGCGGGAGCCAACACCCTGGCAGCGCGCAGAGAACGCGAGCGTCTCCCTCACAGTCATCTCTCCTATGTGGAGGTCATGTTGGCTGATGTACGCGGCCGTCCTCTCTGGCACAAACTCCGTCATCTCGTGCCCATTGTAGGTCACTTTGCCTTTAACCTGCATATTGTTTCAAAGTCAGTAATCTGTATCAGCAAGTGCCCACAAAAGGTGCCCTGTTTCTTGGCTGCCCATTTTGCGCGGaagttttttctaaaatacgCAGGAGAGTTacatatctttgtattaagaagaagaaaatctgAGAGTATACGACGATCATAGAAGGTCAGGCCCTTTAGAAGGGAGGAAACAAACTAGGATAAAATAGGCCGAAGAGACACAGGAAATTACACGTTAATGGACAACTAAAAAGAACAAGGGACCCAGCGAAGGTTCAAGAGTTCAGGCATTGTGCCAAACAGGCGTAGCCTCTTTCTGAGTATGATTAGATGTTTCGCCCCGGCGCCGCATCATCGCTCCACGTCTTCCAAGATCAAAGCAACCAAAGAGTCAGAAGAGATACGGCGGTTCTTGAAGATAACATCGTTGCGCGGTAGCCAGATCCTCCAACAGACCAGTAGGGTTAGGGAGTCAAATCCTTTCCGCAAATCAGGTGCTACCCAACCTTGGGTATTAGACCACAAGTCAAGGACCGAAGCATCCGCACCAAGAGTGTGGACGCCCAACACCCGCCACCAAACATCTCGAGCTAGGTAGCAGTGCAAAAATACGTGATCAGTGGTCTCCAGCAATTGGGAGCAATGAGCGCACTTGTCATCCGCTTGAAGTCCATGCCTTCGCCTACGGGCTGCGGTCCAAAGTTTACCATGAAGCGCCAACCAACCGAAGAATTTGATCTTCATCGGTGCCCAAGATCCCCAGAGCATCTTGGCACCCCTAAACCGGATGCATCCCTGGAACATAAGGTGATATGCCGAGCTCGCAGAGTATTGGCCGAAGGATGACCATCTCCATACAGCCCGATCCTCCTCGCAGCTCAGGGTCAAGGACTCAAGTTGGCTCCAAAGTTGCAAATATTGGCTTAATGCCGGCATGGACAGCGGGCCGGTAAAATCCCGAATCGAAAGCCTATCGCGTAAAGCATCCTCACCCGTTCTTGTCCTGGAAGTTCTCACGGCAACACACCGGAAGAGATCTGGAGCCATAAAATGAATAGAAGTTCCATGGAGCAAAGCGTCCGTCCAAAACAACGTGGACTTTGCATTTCCGACCGCAAAGGTGGTAGAAGCATCGAACAACACCTCAACATGCCTCTCATGGTGCATTGGCAGTGTGACCCACGGTTTGGGCGAGTTGGATCTTTGCCACTAAAGCCATCTCAGGCGCAGGGCATACCCGGCCAGCGTGAGGTTTGGAATGCCGAGGCCACTGAACTCCTGAAACGCCGACGACCAGTGACGAGCGTCTAACCGGCATCCTAGACTCCACCTGGTCCACCAGTTGGAGGGGAAGGGTGGTGGTGGCACAATCGACCCACTAGCGGCGAAGGCACAAGACGGCTCTAGCTGACTAGACAACACAACAGGAAGGGCGCCCTTCCCCTTGCACTCTGCAGGAAGCCTGGCCGAGCTACGGACTAGAGCAGTGGAGGGAGGCGGGATCAGCGGTGAGAGCTCTACCGAGGAGGCCGACCGCGCGGTTTCATGCAACCACCTCAGCACCTTCGTCCTACCCACAGAGGTTGTGCTAGGGCAGAAGGGGGGAGCTAGGGGAGAAAGGGGAGAAGAGGTCACCGAGGCAGGGGCTGCAGTGGAGGCCACCGGGGAAGAAGGGAAaggtgaaggaggagggtgGACGCCGAGCTCGTGGTGAGCCCCGGCGaaggggagaggggaggggagcgcGCCATCATCCTCGGTTCTTTTTGTGCAGAAGTTGAGAATAAACTAAGATGCTGATGAAATATGCATGAGGGTACACGGTTTGGTTTTTCGAAGGCATAGTTATTGCAAGAAGTATAGTATAACATTCCATTTTTACAACCTTGAGGTCTTTGTCAAGCCTTCCGGCCAACGCGAGCAGCAAGGTGGTCTTGCCTGATCCGGGTGGGCCTAACAGCAGAGTCATCCTGCACCAACGTAAAGAACGTTAGGTGGACCGGTGGAAGAAGCGAAGAAATCGAATCTCAAAAAGCCCCGGACCAATGACCAATCCAATTTTAAACACAAGACAAACAAATGTATTATAATTACACTCCTAGTTGTCCAATGAGCATCTCATCTTCTCTATAGAAAAAAACAACAGAGAGATCGTTTTACTACCTGCGGGGCTTGATGATGCCGCTGACATCGTGGAGGATGGGCATGGTCCGCTTCCTGCTGGGCAGTATGTGCAGCGCGTTCGCCGCTTCCTGAATCGAACAAGACGCACACCAATCAATCACCTTTCGCTATCGCATACGCAGGCGGAATGAATATAGAGCGCACGGACGAGAAAGCACGACGGCGCGCGTACCTCGACCGTGTTGATGATGGAGTTGAGGACGGTGGGGAGGCCGCTGCTGCCGACGcgcacctccgcctccgcctccaggTGCTCGAACCGCACCTCGACCGTGGGCATGTCGATCCCGACCCTGCACCGCCAAACACGCGAGCGCAAATCGTCAAACACCCGGCGGGCGAGGCAACCGCGACTCACGAGTCACGACAAGGGCTAGTACTATTACTACCACCACGAGCACTCACGCACCTGTCGACGCGGTCCTTGAGCTTGAGCAGGAACCGCTCGTTGTCCTCGTCGGCGACGCGCACGAGCCGCTCCAGCAGCGCCCGCCGCTCCCGCGGGCCGAGGCTGAGCACGTCGACGTCCACGACCCCCTTCCCGGTCCccgcctcggcgccgtcgccgccgaggcCTAGCGGGACGATGGCGCGGCGGACGCGGTCGTAGGTGGGCAGCTTCTCGAGCGCGGCCCAGCGCagcgcctcctcgtcgtcctcctccctcgAGGAGCGCGAGAACACGTCGTCCCCGCGCCGCCACATGGAGCCGCTGTCCCGCCGCATGCTCGCCACCTTCTGGATGTCCCCCGCCGCGTCCATCTCGTtgttcctccctccctcctatGCCCCTGCTCTTCTGCTACAACTcaaccccaccccaccccgcgccagcgccgcgcTACGATTCCGGGGGGTTTTTCGAGGTTCGTGCGCGCCGTGCGTCTGCACCGGTTTTTCGGTAGGGTTGGGAGAATGCCGAGGGGGGGAATGGGGTTTATGTATGGGTGGGAGGGTGATCCG includes:
- the LOC133915553 gene encoding ABC transporter G family member 36-like, whose amino-acid sequence is MDAAGDIQKVASMRRDSGSMWRRGDDVFSRSSREEDDEEALRWAALEKLPTYDRVRRAIVPLGLGGDGAEAGTGKGVVDVDVLSLGPRERRALLERLVRVADEDNERFLLKLKDRVDRVGIDMPTVEVRFEHLEAEAEVRVGSSGLPTVLNSIINTVEEAANALHILPSRKRTMPILHDVSGIIKPRRMTLLLGPPGSGKTTLLLALAGRLDKDLKVKGKVTYNGHEMTEFVPERTAAYISQHDLHIGEMTVRETLAFSARCQGVGSRFDMLTELSRREKAANIKPDADIDAFMKVSAMGGQEANVVTDYILKILGLEICADTMVGDEMLRGISGGQRKRVTTGEMLVGPARALFMDEISTGLDSSTTFQIVNSLRQSIHILGGTAVISLLQPAPETYNLFDDIILLSDGQVVYQGLREQVLEFFESVGFRCPERKGVADFLQEVTSKKDQKQYWARRDEPYRFVPVKEFTTAFKSFHAGRAIANELAVPFDKSKSHPAALTTTRYGVNGKELLKANIDREILLMKRNSFVYIFRTVQLMLTSTIAMTLFFRTKMKHDSVASGGIYMGALFFGVLMIMFNGFSELALTVFKLPVFFKQRDLLFFPAWSYTIPSWILKIPITFIEVGGYVFLTYYVIGFDPNVSRFFKQYLLLLAVNQMAASLFRFVGGVARNMIVANVFASFMLLVLMVLGGFILVRENIKKWWIWGYWISPMMYAQNAISVNEMLGHSWDKILNSTASNETLGVQVLKSRGVFPEAKWYWIGFGAMIGFTILFNTLFTLALTYLRPYGNSRPSVSEEELKEKHANMNGEVLDGNHLASGSTHRSTGINTETDSATVEDDSAPTQKGMILPFVPLSLTFDNIRYSVDMPQEMKSQGVVEDRLELLKGVSGSFRPGVLTALMGVSGAGKTTLMDVLAGRKTGGYIEGDISISGYLKKQETFARVSGYCEQNDIHSPQVTVYESLLFSAWLRLPKDVDLNKRKIFIEEVMELVELKPLRDALVGLPGVNGLSTEQRKRLTIAVELVANPSIIFMDEPTSGLDARAAAIVMRTVRNTVDTGRTVVCTIHQPSIDIFEAFDELFLMKRGGEEIYVGPLGHHSSELIKYFEGIQGVSKIKDGHNPATWMLEVTTVSQEQMLGVDFSDIYKKSELYQRNKALIKELSQPAPGSSDLHFASKYAKSSFTQCMACLWKQNLSYWRNPPYNTVRFFFTTVIALLLGTIFWDLGGKVKTSQDLLNAMGSMYSAVLFIGVMNCTSVQPVVAVERTVFYRERAAGMYSAFPYAFGQVVIELPYALAQAILYSVIVYSMIGFEWTAAKFLWYLFFGYFTLLYFTFYGMMAVGLTPNYHIASIVSSAFYAIWNLFSGFIIPRPKMPIWWRWYCYICPVAWTLYGLVVSQFGDVTTLMDDGRPVMVFVEDYFDFKHSWLGWVATIVVAFAVLFAALFGFAIMKLNFQKR